One segment of Sinorhizobium sp. BG8 DNA contains the following:
- a CDS encoding GGDEF domain-containing protein → MNSMNLLLLFIEAVFYFGFMIGLLHMRHRVGIGVFVTALGVMHFLETYLAAVFYIQVPFGVISPGSSVLFSGKLMMILLLYVKEDAGVVRAPIYGLLAGNLLTVGLGFILRFHETVGVVPGRVPDLAFMDEMGWLMLWGTTLLYLDSLAIILLYERLGAIFRYQITARILLSSMVVLTFDQVGFFSALHFINGVPLSVFWGGWMAKMLAAVVYSVLAGFYLRYSSLTAASASTRPLSDIFQELTFRERYEDLLDRSGRDALTGVYDRSRLEFEGPKLLQSQVDAGTVLSLLIIDADHFKDVNDVFGHLAGDDVLKGTVACIGRNIRAGDRVYRFGGEEFVVLCAGLARPEAADRAETIRRAIGKTVLRPDGKAMTVSIGVACSDADGGTLNALLSAADARLYQAKRDGRDRVVSA, encoded by the coding sequence ATGAATTCTATGAACCTGCTTCTGCTTTTCATCGAGGCCGTCTTCTACTTCGGCTTCATGATCGGACTGCTGCATATGAGGCATCGCGTTGGGATCGGCGTGTTCGTCACGGCGCTCGGCGTGATGCACTTCCTCGAGACCTATCTTGCCGCCGTCTTCTACATACAGGTGCCCTTCGGCGTGATTTCGCCGGGGTCGTCCGTGCTCTTTTCCGGCAAGCTGATGATGATCCTCCTCCTCTATGTGAAGGAGGATGCGGGGGTCGTCCGGGCGCCGATCTACGGTCTTCTTGCTGGAAACCTGCTGACGGTCGGCCTCGGCTTCATCCTGAGGTTCCACGAGACCGTCGGCGTTGTACCGGGTCGGGTGCCGGATCTCGCTTTCATGGACGAGATGGGATGGCTGATGCTGTGGGGCACGACCCTCCTTTATCTCGACTCGCTGGCGATCATCCTGCTTTACGAGCGGCTGGGCGCGATTTTCAGGTACCAGATCACCGCTCGCATCCTGCTTTCCAGCATGGTCGTCCTGACCTTCGACCAGGTGGGTTTCTTTTCGGCATTGCACTTCATCAACGGCGTGCCGCTTTCCGTCTTCTGGGGCGGATGGATGGCGAAGATGCTTGCCGCAGTGGTGTATTCCGTCCTTGCCGGCTTCTATCTGCGTTACTCTAGCCTGACGGCCGCTTCCGCTTCGACGCGGCCGCTCAGCGACATCTTCCAGGAGCTTACGTTTCGCGAGCGCTACGAAGATCTGCTGGACCGCTCCGGCCGTGACGCCCTGACCGGGGTCTACGATCGCAGCCGCCTCGAATTCGAGGGGCCGAAGCTCTTGCAGTCCCAGGTGGATGCAGGAACGGTCCTCAGTCTTCTGATCATCGATGCCGATCACTTCAAGGACGTGAACGATGTCTTCGGGCATCTCGCTGGGGACGACGTGCTGAAGGGCACGGTTGCGTGCATCGGCAGGAACATTCGTGCCGGCGATCGGGTGTACCGGTTCGGCGGCGAGGAGTTCGTGGTGCTGTGCGCCGGGCTTGCGAGGCCGGAAGCCGCGGACCGGGCAGAAACGATCCGCAGGGCAATCGGCAAGACTGTGCTGAGGCCGGACGGAAAGGCGATGACCGTCAGCATCGGTGTCGCCTGCAGCGACGCGGACGGTGGAACGCTGAATGCTCTTCTCTCTGCGGCCGATGCGCGGCTCTACCAGGCCAAGCGCGATGGCCGCGATCGGGTGGTCAGCGCCTGA
- a CDS encoding Lrp/AsnC family transcriptional regulator — translation MSTLDSIDAAILAALQQNARITNSDLAERVGLSASACSRRVDILEKSGVVSGYHARLSHKALDYKMMVIVHISLSGQFAKTLSEFEAAVKLCPNVLVCYLMSGEYDYILRVAAKDLEDYERIHRDWLSALPHVVKINSSFALREIIDRPNVGM, via the coding sequence TTGAGTACCCTTGATAGCATCGATGCTGCGATATTGGCGGCCCTCCAGCAAAATGCCAGGATCACCAATTCGGACCTCGCGGAGCGGGTCGGCCTCTCTGCCTCCGCCTGCTCGAGGCGTGTCGACATCCTGGAGAAGTCCGGGGTCGTCAGCGGCTATCACGCGCGGCTTTCCCACAAGGCGCTCGACTACAAGATGATGGTGATCGTCCACATCTCGCTGTCAGGTCAGTTCGCAAAGACGCTGTCCGAGTTCGAGGCCGCGGTCAAACTCTGCCCAAATGTGCTCGTGTGCTACCTGATGTCGGGGGAATATGACTACATCCTGCGCGTGGCGGCGAAAGACCTCGAGGACTACGAGCGGATCCATCGCGATTGGCTCTCCGCCTTGCCGCATGTCGTCAAGATCAACTCCAGCTTTGCGCTCAGAGAGATCATCGACCGTCCTAATGTCGGCATGTGA